The nucleotide sequence TGCGCTTGCCGGCCCGAAAGCGCCAGCAACGCCTGCGCCGCAGCCAGCAACAGAACAAGCAGGCTCGCTGCGCCAAGGGCACCCCGGCCGCTACATCTTGGTCTGGCTTCGCGCAATCGCACGCTTATCTGATACCGATTCGCCGGCCGCGCGTCTACGTATAAATAGAAGGAATCATGAATCCACCAACGATCCCGCCTCGACGTCGCACGGAGCGAGTCGCGCCCTACTTCGCCGGCCTATTTTTGGTGCTGCTCTCCGCCTCCGGCGGCGCCCTGGCCTTCTACAACTACGAGATATCGATGCAGAATGCCCGCCGATCGACGGGCGACATGCTGGCGGCCATTGCCCGTTCGGCGGCGGGCGCGCTGGATGGCGATCAACTGTCGCGCCTCTACGGCATCGACAGCGAAGGTCAGCCTGATGTGCGGCGCTTTGCTGGCGCCGAGCAGCGCGATGACTTTCAATTCTTGCGCCGGCAGCTACAGACGGCGATTGACGCTCAGCGCTTTCTGGGCTTCAGCTCCAACAATCTCTATGTGTTTGTCAAGGATCCCGAGCAGCCCGGGCAATTGCGCTGGGCGCTTATGGCCCATGCCCGTCCGTTTGTCGGCGAACGCTATGCAGCGCGACTTGAAATGGACGAGGTCCTTGCCGGGAAAGCGAGCTCGGCCTTCACCAGCATCTACCTCTCTTCTGCCTCCGGTCGCGAATGGATTTCAGCCTATGCACCCATTCGCGATAGCCGCGGCGCTATTGTTGGCCTTTTGGAAGCGGCCCTCGATGTGGCCAGCGTGCAACGCGCCGCGCGCGCACAGGCCGATCGAACCCTTGGCTTTGCCATCGGGGTGATTGCGATTGTGTTCACGGCGATGTTCGCTCTTTTGCATTACCTGCTGCGTGCGCGTCAGGCGCGCAATCAGGTCGAACGCATCAATCGCGAGATGCGAGTTGCCAATCTCAATTTGAATTTTGCCAATCAAGACCTCAAAGCCGAACGGGAACGGCTGGCGCACCCGCCAGGTGAAAAGGCGATGCTGGCGGCCTTTCAGGCCGAGAAGAGCGAGTACCGGCTGGCCGCGGCGCCCCATCTTATTGAGGAGTGGCTGCGGCGGACGACGGCCAATCTGCCGGCGCGTTTGCATGCCAAGGAAATCGATACATTGCGCGCCGCACTGCGCGCCCTGCTGCAACATTTCGCCGAAGAGCGGGAGGGCGAGCTATTGAGATTGAGTTCGCTTCTGGGGCGACATAGCTTTTCGGTGCGCATCGCAGGCGTAACTGCCGAGGATGGGCTGCTGCAGCAGACCGGCGTAAGCGCCGTTTTTGATCGGATCGAGCGTCGTCAATCGCCAGCGGCAATCGAACTTCATCGACAACTTGTCGGCGACTGAGCGCAGCGGCCAGTTCGCGGATTCAGAAGCGAATAGGCAATGAAAGCAAACTGAGCGCTTCCAGAGGTACGCCGCGAACCCACAGACTCATGTGCAGGTGAGCCCCGGTGACGTTGCCAGTGGCGCCGGCCGCTCCAAGCAGCTGACCGGCTTGAACGTACTGGCCCTCGCTTACATTGAAGCGATTCATATGCATGTAACCGGTAAAAATTTTGTTGCCGTGGTCAATGACGATGAAGTTGCCCTCGCCGCGCATTCGTTCAGCGCAGACGACGCGACCATTGGCCATGGCAAAAATCGGATCGCCGATTCGGCCGCGTAAATCAAGGCCGCGATGTCGATAGGATCCCGTTGAATCCTGGATGCGTCGACGATTGCGGTAGAAAAAACGGTAGATGCGTCGCAAGGTAAAGAATTGCGAAGTAATTTTATGCGAATCGCGCGGATGAGCAGTGCGATTGGTCAGCATGTTGGCGCTGTTCAAGGCAAATACGCGCGCCTTCTTCTCTCCCTCGCGCCGCGCCTGTTCGGCGCGCTGCGCGACAATAGCCGGATCAGCCGTTCTTCTGCTTTCCGGAGGTCCGACGTTTACGCGCCAGGCGGTCGCCGGAAATGCCGTGCGACGGACCGCAACATTGTATCCATACTGATGAATGGCAGGCTGCGCGCCAAAGCGCAGTTCGAGGCGCTGTCTACCTGCGCCGCTATCCGGCGCCAGGGCAAAGACCGCGGCGTAACCGAAGCGCGTCGCCGTCAGCGGCACAAGCTCTCCGCCGAACTTTGCTTCGATGATGGAATGAGCGGGGAGGGCCGGGCGACCGGAGGGCGGAAGAATCTCCAGATATGCGGCATTACCCTGCGCGAAGCTGCGCGCATAGAGGCGAGCCTCGAAATCGGCATTGCGGAAGATCAATTTGGCCGGCGCCGGCGCATTGTAGTTGAGCGGCAGCAGCGTTTGCGTTTCGGGTCCCATCGGTCGCCAGCGCTGTCCTACTGGTTCTGGGCGATGGGCAGGCTGCGCTCGGCTGCGGCGCACGCCGACCTTCAGCGTGCGACCAGCCTGCAACGTTTGACCGGGGCGCAGTCCATTCATCTGTCGCAAGCGCTGCAGGGGCACGCGGAATTTCTGGGAAATGCCGCTCAGCGTGTCGCCGTTGCGTACGCGGTAGTAGTCGGGACGACCCTCGGCATGCGCCGCCGGTCCGAGGAGAATTGCCGGGAGCAACAGCAGCGTCAAAGTCAGCCGCCGCCCAGAGAACAGCCAGGGTCGTTGAGCGTTGCCGACGATCATTGCTTTAGTTTTCGACAAAATGCGCCTCAAAATGCCGGTTTTTTTGGGCTCCTGAGCGTGTCACAGCAGGCGCCTTTTGCGGCAACAACAATCGGCGCGGCGGCTCTACAGATCGAGCGGAAGCGCCTCAGTTTTCCGGCATTTTCTCGGAAATACCTTGTCAATTCCATCGGAAGACCGAGTATGCGGTCCCGTTTGCGAGAGGAGGAAAGTATGCAACGATGGATGCGCCTTAGCAATATATTTCTGCTCACGACGCTTTTGGCCGCGGGAATCTCCTGCGCCAGCGCCGGGGGCGTCGCTTCCGGCGTCTCGGGCCAGGTGCGGCTGCTGACTGTAACCAATCAAACTGGCGGTACGCTCAAACTGCTCTTTATTTCGCCTTCGGACAGCCAGTACTGGGGTCCCGATGTACTGGGCGCTACACGGACCCTGGCCCAGGGCGCCAGCGCCGGTTTCTATCTGCACTACGCTGCAGCCTGCGGACGCTTTGATATTATGGGCGTGCACACCGATAACAGCACCTTCCGTATTCAGGGCTTTGAAGTCTGTGATGACCGTCAGAACCAATCCGTCGCCCTGCAGAGCTCCCATTCGGCGGACCCCCTGGGCGGCATGCGCCTGGCCAAGTTGCGTTTTCGCAATATTGCCAGTCAGACAATGCGACTTGTTTTCGTCTCGCCGCATGATTCGCGTTCGTGGGGCGTCGACTTTCTGGGACAGACAACCACCCTGGCCCGCGGCCAGACTCTGGAACTTGTTATCCCTACCTCCCAGGAGGCTGTTCGCTACAATGTGATGGCAGCCGGCGAAGACGATCGTCAGTACACCTTCAATATTGATATTGATCGGAGCAGCGAGACATTCACTTTTCCGATCGAGGATTCCGATTTGCGCCAGTAGGCGCTGCACAGCGTCGCAAAATCGATTGCAGTCGACGCTGCAGGGAGGGGACGTCGCGCGTCTGGCATTCCCAGATGACCGCCGTCCTCCAGCCAAGCCGATTCAACTGCCGTCGTCGGCTGCGGTCGCGACGCAGGTTGCCGTCCAGTTTGCGATCCCAGTAGCTGCGATTGCTGGTCGGCCGGCGGGCGTGCTTGCAACCGTCATGGCCGTGCCAGAAGCAGCCGTGCACAAAGATCGCCAGTCGTCTTCTGCGCAGCACCAGATCGGGAATTCCCGGCAATTGGGCGTCGTGCTGTGCAAAGCGATGGCCCATCTGGTGCAAAGCGGCGACGACGCGACGTTCCGGCGCCGTATCTCTGGATGCAACGCTGCGCATCACTGCGCTACGTTGTAGTTTGTCAAAGACATCGCTCATGGCGCGACGGCAGGGCGCGGCCGCAGGCGTTTGCAGAGTGGCGTGAGCAAGTGCTGATCGAGAAAGGCGGCGGCCGGCACGGCGAGGCCATCGCCCGTAAGGCGGTAGGCCTCGTTGGCCCGCTGCGGAAGGATGTAAGTGTCAGGCAGGCCCATCAAACGCGCAGTTTCTCGCGGCGTGAAGAGCCTGCTGCGCGGACGTCCTTTGTGGTATTGCAGCAGGATCTGACGCGACGATCCGCCCGCCGGAGTGCGCAGACAGCCGGCCATACCGTCAAAACGACATTCGGCGCGCACCACCGACCGCCCGTCTTTGTCTCGCCGCGTGCGACGAAAGAGCGCGCCGCAGAAGTCGCCTGCCTTGCGCGCCTGCTCCAGCCGGGCGCGCTGTGTGGCGCTCATCTGGGAAAGCAAATGCGCGGTGCTGGCCGCTGAATCCCACTCGACGTCTTGCTCGTCCAGAATTGCCTCGAGCTGCGGTCTGCCTGCGGTCGGCTCAGGCAAATGGAATGGAATCCAGCGCTCCTGCAAATGCGGCGTTAGACGCTGCCGCAGCCTTTGCAAGGCCGGCGCATCCCACCGAACTTTTTCGGCCTCTCGGCCATTCCCTTCTGCAAGCAGGGCGGCGCGCTCAATGCGCTGCGCATCCACGCCGAGTACGATCAATCGAGGCCGCGATTGCGGCAGAAAGTGGGCCGCATCCAGAGCAAGGGCGCCAATCCAGTAGTCCTCGGCAGCCAGCAGGTCCAGCAATGCCAGCAGATCAGCGCCTTCGCGCCGGCTGGCCAGACCGATAACATTTTCAATTGCAATCAATCCTGGGGCGCGCTGTCCGCGACGCAATTCCTTGATCAGACGCCAGAAGTGAAAAAACACGCCGCTGCGTTCGCCGGCCAGGCCGCGACCGCGTCCGGCCAGCGAAAGATCCTGACAGGGGAAGCTGCTCCAGGCCAGCTCAACATCGTGCGGCAGTTGCTCCAGGCGAAGGGAGGCGACGTCGCCCTCAATCAGCCTGTGCCGGGGAAAATTTGCGCGATAGCTCTGTGACTTGGAAGCCGAAATTTCATTGGCCAGCAGCACCTGCCAGTTGCGTTGCAGCGCGCAAGCCGCCATGCCGCCGCCGGCAAAAAACTCCAGCATGCCTCTGCGCCCCGCCATGGCGAGGACAGCGCGCATGCTTGTTCAGCGCCGGTCAATGACTTCACGCCGGTCTTGACGCCCCTGCCGGGCGCGTGGAGCTGTCGTATGGATTCGCCTGAACAACGCACGGCCCCGCTCTGGCAGGCGACCAGCTCGCTGCTTGGCTTTCGGCATGCGCTCAATCTGTATGCGCCTTACCTGGGCGCTGGCGTCAGCGTCGCCGACTATGATCCGCATTTCCGATGGGTTGAAGTCGAGCTGCGCGATACGTTCTTCAATCGAAATTACGTTGGCTCGCACTTTGGCGGTTCGCTCTACGCGATGTGCGATCCTTTCTATATGTTCCTGCTGATCAATCGGCTGGGCAAGGATTACATCGTCTGGGACCAGGCGGCGCGCATCGATTTCCTGCGCCCGGGTTACGGAACGGTGCGCGCTCGTTTCGAAATTTCCGATGGCGAAATCGAAGCAATTCGCGGCGCCGTGGCGCGCGATCGAAAAACGCAGCGCGAATACGAGGCTCTGGTGCTGGACGCAGAAGAGCGTCCGGTGGCGCGGGTATGGAAGCAACTCTATGTGCGCCGCACTCCTCCGCCTCGCAAGAAAAAGGGCGACGCCGCCGCTCTGTGAACGACGGCGTCGCCGGGTTGCAATGCTCGGGTCCGTCCTATCAGGCGCCAAGCACCTCGATCTTGCGAACGTTCGGCTGGCGCTTGGGCAAGGTCAGACGCAGCACGCCGGCATTGAGTTTGGCCGAGATATGCTCGCCATCGATCTCGCTGGAAACCGAAAAGGCCCGATAGTAATCGACCAGGCGATACTCGGCATAGCTGGCGGCGTCCTTGTCGGCGGTTGCCAGTTGCAGCGCCTTGCCGCGAATGGTCAGGGTGCTGCGCTCCAGGGTCACTTCCAGATCCTGCTCGGCGACGCCGGGCATGTCGGCGACAAGGGTAATTGCTTCGGCGGCATCGTAGACGTCCACCGCTGGAGCGACTTCCGGGCGATGCGCCTCGCGTTCTACCGTGCTGTTATCTCGACTTACATTGATTTCCTGGTTCATGGTATTCCTCCTTGGCTTCGTCGTTGCATTCAAGCGCTGATGGCAATGCGACGCGGCTTATCGGCCTCCAGACGCGGAACTTCAATGCGCAACTCGCCGCGTTCCAGGCGCGCCGTGGCGTGTTCGCTATCGGCGCGAAAAGGCAGCTGCACGGTGCGCGAAAATTTTCCACGCGAGCGTTCGCGGCGCAGGGTCGTAGAACCTTCCGGAGCATCGTCGCGTCGTTCGGCGCTCAGACGCAGGCGATCGTCCTTGATGCTGATCTCGATGTCTTCCAGCTGTACGCCGGGCAAGAGCGCGGTCAGCGTGGCGCGATCGCCTTTGACGTGCAGATTCACTGGCGGATACTGCTCGTTGACGCGTCCCTGCGGAAATAGTTCCGCCCAGAAGGGCGCGCTGAATGTGAATGGGCTTCTGTATCGTAGCATTTGGGTCCTCCACAGGTATGGATAGACCTTGCATTGCAGGGCTCATGCCAGGGCGCTGCCCTTCCAACAGGGCCTTTCCGGCGATTCTGTACTTCGATGGGCGCCAGAGTGTCAGGTTGGCGTCGCGATGTCAGCGCTGGTCGAATTGCCGCTGCCTGTACTGCGCTGGACTCAAACCGAAGGCGCGGCGGAAGATGCGAATGAAGTGCGAAATGTTTTCGTAGCCCAGCGCCAGGGCCGCGTCGGTTACGTTTTGCTCCGGGCGCGAAAGAAGGCGCCGGGCGTGTTCCATTCGTTTGCGCTGGATCCATTTGCCAGGACTCTGCCCCGTTTGTCGGCGAAACGCGCGCTGAAAGGAGGACAGGCTGCAATTGCAGAGCGATGCGAAGTCCTCCAGACTGAGCCGACTGGCGTAAAGCTCTTCGACCAGCCGCAATGGATCGCGAACCTGTCGGTGCAATGTCTGAAACAGCCAGTCGGCAAAGGTCCGGCTGCGGTCCGCCTGATCAATTAGCTCCAGCGACTCCAGCAGTTTGAGGCGCAGCATGCGTGCATTGCTGCGCGCGCCGCCGCCAAAGGCGCCAGACACAGAAGCAAGATAACGTTTCAGCGCTGCGCTGGCCTCAATTCTCAATGCCGGCGGCGGCAGCGCGGCGCCTTTCAGTCGCAGCGGTCGTTCCTGCAGGAACTCCAGCAGTAGCGTGCGATCGAAAAAGAGCAGGTACTGTTCGAAGACCCCATCGGCGGCGGTAAATAGATCGGAAACCTTGAAGATTTCCGGGGCCAGAAAAAGCGCGTCGCCAGCGCGCAAGGTCTCCCGGCGCCCGCCTGAAAAATGCAGCTCCTTGCGTCCGCGCAGCACAATGGTCAGGGAAGCGGCAGGCGAAAGGATCGGCTGCTCGTAGAGCGGCGCAGTCAGTCGCTTGAAGAGCAGCGCCGAATCGCCGGCGGCGGCGATGACTGTGACGCCGGTCAAAGAAAGGAGGTCCCGGGGTACAATCCGGGCGCGCCGTCCTTCCGATGCAGGCGTTTGTTCAGACAAAGGTTGCGATTTCATAAGCAAATCCCCGGCGACTTGTCGGACCTGCGCAGTTGCGCAGCATCCGACGAGCCCGGCAACTACATGCTCGCGAATTGTTTCTCAACGCTCTTATGGTCGGCCCGCCAGGCGGCATAGACCGACTCTGACATCGGATCTGGAAAGACATCTTCCCGCCCCTGTTCCAGCGCTCGAAATACCTCCGCCGCTACATGGGCCGGCGCGGTCTTTGCCATTTCAACGCCGGCCAGCATATCCGTGTCAATTGCGCCGGGAAAAACATTCAATACACGCAGGCCGTTTTCGGCCAGACTGGCGCGCAGCGAGAGAGCCAGCGAATAGGCGGCTGCTTTGGACGCGCAGTAGGCGGCCATGCCCGGCGCGCTGATCAACGAGACCAGCGTAAGGATGTTCACGATGGCGCCCTCGCCGTTGCGCTTCAGCGCCGGAAGAAAGGCGCGATCCATGCGCAGGTTGCCCCACAGATTGACGTTCATCAGTCTTTCAAAAGAATCCAGCGAAGCCTCCAGCAGATTGCCAAAGTCAAGGACTCCGGCATTGTTGATCAGAATTTGTACGTCCTGGGCAATGTCTGCCGCCTTTTTTACGCTGCGCTCATCGGTTACGTCGAGCTGCAGCGCTTGCAATCCGGACGCCGACCAGCCTGGCTGGCCGTTGCGCGAAGCGGCATAAACCTTGCGCGCGCCGCGGGCGAGGGCGGCCTCCGCCAGGGCGCGGCCAATGCCGCGATTTGCGCCGCTGATCAGCACTGTCTTGTTCTTGAGATCCATTTCTTTTGCTCCTGAGTTCGTGTGAACTCTACGCCAGAAGTATGCTGCAGCCAGGCAAGGCTGGCTAATCGCATCCGGTCGTCAGTAGTCCATTCCGGTCAGGATTTTGGCGCTGTGCTGCGGCAGCCTGTTGCGTCCCTGGTTCAGCGCGACTCGGCGTAAACAATGTGCGCCGTCGCCCCATCGGCAGCAGTGTACCACATTTTGCCGATGCCCCCATCCGCAAGCACCGTAGGGCCATTGACTGAATTGCTATCGTATGGCGGCAGCGAGCCGCGCACGATAGCTGGCTGGCAGGCGCCCCAGTGCAACCCATCGAGCGATTCGCAGTAGATGATGTCGTAGTTGAAAGCTGTAGAGGAACCGGAGTACCAAGTTTTATAGCGCGTACTATCGTGGAAAACGGCCTGCCGGCCAATGTTGTGCGTATCCAATGCGCCCTGTGTGCCAATGTCGAGATTGAGCGTGCAATTGCTCCAGACGCGTCCATCGCTGGAGCTGCAGCGTCCGCGGCGGTAGACCTGATACGATTCCATGACGACGCCGCTATAGTACATTGTGTAGCGATCGACTACCATCGGCGAAAATGCGTGCATTGTATCAAATCCCTGTCCGCTTATGCCAGGCGCCAGGGCTACTGTAAATCCGCTCCAGTTCAATCCGTCGCTCGACTCAGCATATAAAGTTCGCGAGGTTCCATTGCTGGCTGAATACCACAGTCGGTAGATCGAAGCCTCCTTGATCACCATCGGCGAATAGACTCGAAGGGTATCAAAGCCGGAGCCCGAGGCGCCTACATTCACCGCGAGTTGAAAATTGCTCCAGTGGATGCCATCGATGGACTCAGCGTAGAGGATGCGTTCCACGCCGCCGCCATCCGAGGCGGCATACCAGATTTTGAAAAGGTTTCCGTCGCGCAGCACCGTAGGTCCGCTTACATCGGCCGTATCATAGGGCGGCAACTGATTGGGTGCGATGACAACCTGCAGGTTCGTCCAGGTCACGCCATTGCCGATCAGGGGCAGGAGCAACAGGCTTCTTTCTGGATCGAAACCTCCCTCGCTTGAATAGCAGAAGCTGCCAGAAGTAGCGGCGCTCAGGGCAAGCGCCGCCAGATAAGTTTTGATCCTGGCGTGCACTGATTGCATTCCTTACATCGGCGGGGGACGATTGCGGTTCGTCCAGCCAGGCGCCGACCTCCGCGCCAGGCGAGGCATTTTTCAAATTTGCGTCATCCAAGCGCGAGTTGCCGGCGGTTGCGGCCGGCGCTTTGCTGGCCGTATATGAATCAGACTTTCGACCCCTTGCGCGAATCCAGGCGCGGCGCCAGCCGCCGCACTCTGGCCGCGCTGGGTCGCGAGCTGTGGCCCGCCGACCGACCGGATCTCAAGCTGCGATTGCTGCTGGCCGGCGCGGCGCTCCTGCTGGCCAAGCTGGCCAGCATAGCTACGCCTTATGCCTATAAGCTGGCAGTGGATTCGCTTGCGCCGGGCGGCGTCCTGCGCGAGGGCTGGCGCGCGGCGCTGCCGATCTGGCTGCTTGCGCCGGCGGCGCTGACCCTGGCTTACGCCGCCTCGCGCCTGATCAGCCAGGCGGCTGGAGAATTGCGCGATTTCCTGTTTGCGCGCAACACCCAGCACGCGCAGCGCAAACTGGCGCTGCGCGTTTTTGAGCACCTGCATCGATTGAGCCTGCAATTCCACCTCTCGCGTCAGACCGGCGGACTTTCGCGCGTGATCGAGCGCGGCGTAAAGGGCGTCCATTTTGTACTCAGTTTTCTGACCTTCAGCATCGCCCCCACGATCCTGGAGATCATCGTTGTAGCCGTTGTACTCGGACGACTCTTTGGCTGGCAGTATGCGGCGATCGTTTGCGGCGCCATCACGCTCTACGTCGTCTATACGCTGCTGATCACCGAATGGCGAACCATCCATCGCCGGCGCATGAACGAGAGCGACAATCGCGCCCACGCCAGGGCCATCGATTCCCTGTTAAACTTTGAGACGGTAAAGTATTTTGGAGCGGAGCAGCGCGAATACCAGCGCTTTGATGAATCGCTTGCTTCCTACGAGCAATCCTATTTGCGCAGCCAGACCAGTCTGTCGCTGTTGAACGTCGGTCAGGCGCTGATCATCGCTGGCGGTCTGGCATCGTTGATGATTCTGGCGGCGCAAGGCGTTCAGCGCGGCGAAAGAACGCTGGGCGATTTTGTGATGGTCAATGCATATTTGATTCAATTGTATATGCCGCTCAATTTTCTGGGATTTGTCTACCGAGAACTGAAGCAGGGTCTGGTCGACATGGACAAGATGATCGAGCTGCTGGCAATTCAGCCAGAGGTGCAGGATGTGGTCGGAGCGCCGCCGCTGTCCCCGGCAGGCGGTCGTATCGAATTTGACCAGGTTAGTTTTTCCTACGGGCCGGAACGGGAAATCTTGCGCGGCCTGAATTTTTGCGCCG is from Leptospirales bacterium and encodes:
- the dcm gene encoding DNA (cytosine-5-)-methyltransferase, which encodes MAGRRGMLEFFAGGGMAACALQRNWQVLLANEISASKSQSYRANFPRHRLIEGDVASLRLEQLPHDVELAWSSFPCQDLSLAGRGRGLAGERSGVFFHFWRLIKELRRGQRAPGLIAIENVIGLASRREGADLLALLDLLAAEDYWIGALALDAAHFLPQSRPRLIVLGVDAQRIERAALLAEGNGREAEKVRWDAPALQRLRQRLTPHLQERWIPFHLPEPTAGRPQLEAILDEQDVEWDSAASTAHLLSQMSATQRARLEQARKAGDFCGALFRRTRRDKDGRSVVRAECRFDGMAGCLRTPAGGSSRQILLQYHKGRPRSRLFTPRETARLMGLPDTYILPQRANEAYRLTGDGLAVPAAAFLDQHLLTPLCKRLRPRPAVAP
- a CDS encoding DUF4442 domain-containing protein; amino-acid sequence: MDSPEQRTAPLWQATSSLLGFRHALNLYAPYLGAGVSVADYDPHFRWVEVELRDTFFNRNYVGSHFGGSLYAMCDPFYMFLLINRLGKDYIVWDQAARIDFLRPGYGTVRARFEISDGEIEAIRGAVARDRKTQREYEALVLDAEERPVARVWKQLYVRRTPPPRKKKGDAAAL
- a CDS encoding SDR family NAD(P)-dependent oxidoreductase, which gives rise to MDLKNKTVLISGANRGIGRALAEAALARGARKVYAASRNGQPGWSASGLQALQLDVTDERSVKKAADIAQDVQILINNAGVLDFGNLLEASLDSFERLMNVNLWGNLRMDRAFLPALKRNGEGAIVNILTLVSLISAPGMAAYCASKAAAYSLALSLRASLAENGLRVLNVFPGAIDTDMLAGVEMAKTAPAHVAAEVFRALEQGREDVFPDPMSESVYAAWRADHKSVEKQFASM
- a CDS encoding Hsp20/alpha crystallin family protein yields the protein MLRYRSPFTFSAPFWAELFPQGRVNEQYPPVNLHVKGDRATLTALLPGVQLEDIEISIKDDRLRLSAERRDDAPEGSTTLRRERSRGKFSRTVQLPFRADSEHATARLERGELRIEVPRLEADKPRRIAISA
- a CDS encoding Hsp20/alpha crystallin family protein, with translation MNQEINVSRDNSTVEREAHRPEVAPAVDVYDAAEAITLVADMPGVAEQDLEVTLERSTLTIRGKALQLATADKDAASYAEYRLVDYYRAFSVSSEIDGEHISAKLNAGVLRLTLPKRQPNVRKIEVLGA
- a CDS encoding LysM peptidoglycan-binding domain-containing M23 family metallopeptidase, translating into MIVGNAQRPWLFSGRRLTLTLLLLPAILLGPAAHAEGRPDYYRVRNGDTLSGISQKFRVPLQRLRQMNGLRPGQTLQAGRTLKVGVRRSRAQPAHRPEPVGQRWRPMGPETQTLLPLNYNAPAPAKLIFRNADFEARLYARSFAQGNAAYLEILPPSGRPALPAHSIIEAKFGGELVPLTATRFGYAAVFALAPDSGAGRQRLELRFGAQPAIHQYGYNVAVRRTAFPATAWRVNVGPPESRRTADPAIVAQRAEQARREGEKKARVFALNSANMLTNRTAHPRDSHKITSQFFTLRRIYRFFYRNRRRIQDSTGSYRHRGLDLRGRIGDPIFAMANGRVVCAERMRGEGNFIVIDHGNKIFTGYMHMNRFNVSEGQYVQAGQLLGAAGATGNVTGAHLHMSLWVRGVPLEALSLLSLPIRF
- a CDS encoding ABC transporter ATP-binding protein/permease — protein: MNQTFDPLRESRRGASRRTLAALGRELWPADRPDLKLRLLLAGAALLLAKLASIATPYAYKLAVDSLAPGGVLREGWRAALPIWLLAPAALTLAYAASRLISQAAGELRDFLFARNTQHAQRKLALRVFEHLHRLSLQFHLSRQTGGLSRVIERGVKGVHFVLSFLTFSIAPTILEIIVVAVVLGRLFGWQYAAIVCGAITLYVVYTLLITEWRTIHRRRMNESDNRAHARAIDSLLNFETVKYFGAEQREYQRFDESLASYEQSYLRSQTSLSLLNVGQALIIAGGLASLMILAAQGVQRGERTLGDFVMVNAYLIQLYMPLNFLGFVYRELKQGLVDMDKMIELLAIQPEVQDVVGAPPLSPAGGRIEFDQVSFSYGPEREILRGLNFCAEPGQTVAIVGPSGAGKSTIARLIFRFYDVSEGAIRLDGQDIREVAQHSLRAALGVVPQDCVLFNDSIGYNIGYGRDGATRREIEEAARMASIDAFIQSLPQGYDTPVGERGLKLSGGEKQRVAIARTMLKGPEILIFDEATSALDSHTEKDIQAALREVSRNRTTLVIAHRLSTVVDADQILVLKQGQIVERGRHQQLLQLDGEYAAMWNKQREADEMRSRLDAALADAGA
- a CDS encoding AraC family transcriptional regulator; its protein translation is MKSQPLSEQTPASEGRRARIVPRDLLSLTGVTVIAAAGDSALLFKRLTAPLYEQPILSPAASLTIVLRGRKELHFSGGRRETLRAGDALFLAPEIFKVSDLFTAADGVFEQYLLFFDRTLLLEFLQERPLRLKGAALPPPALRIEASAALKRYLASVSGAFGGGARSNARMLRLKLLESLELIDQADRSRTFADWLFQTLHRQVRDPLRLVEELYASRLSLEDFASLCNCSLSSFQRAFRRQTGQSPGKWIQRKRMEHARRLLSRPEQNVTDAALALGYENISHFIRIFRRAFGLSPAQYRQRQFDQR
- the vsr gene encoding DNA mismatch endonuclease Vsr, with product MSDVFDKLQRSAVMRSVASRDTAPERRVVAALHQMGHRFAQHDAQLPGIPDLVLRRRRLAIFVHGCFWHGHDGCKHARRPTSNRSYWDRKLDGNLRRDRSRRRQLNRLGWRTAVIWECQTRDVPSLQRRLQSILRRCAAPTGANRNPRSEK